The proteins below come from a single uncultured Dethiosulfovibrio sp. genomic window:
- a CDS encoding CHAD domain-containing protein — MNPSFVHQAYCGAVLLGHLDKLKKNSQMVAISSSDIEDLHRARVATRRIRSVLAVMSAVFSADDISGWSRDMRNYGRDLGQARDLDVRLQFISQELKDQEGDRGLARLYLRLAQERSRIEPTMVEKAQACLVWDIWNQAAKKLKPIIGQYRLEEPPFPDKIVSGHVKKLVLKVAGNDLFVKRGYDRGAWHGLRKDCKRLRYTLELYDDPMGAPFGRWLKVLKEIQDKLGEIHDMDLWIEALPAFTQEELDRTVAFFGHARGFNSVASGVEGLCQRLRERLDREVDLFIPYWDGLVQDKTWSDLINR, encoded by the coding sequence ATGAATCCATCCTTCGTTCATCAGGCTTACTGCGGTGCGGTCCTCCTAGGGCATCTGGATAAGCTAAAGAAGAACTCCCAGATGGTAGCTATTTCGAGTTCGGACATAGAGGACCTTCACAGGGCGAGAGTAGCCACCAGGCGTATAAGGTCGGTCTTGGCGGTTATGTCCGCAGTCTTTTCTGCCGACGATATAAGTGGCTGGAGCAGGGATATGAGGAACTACGGCAGAGATCTCGGGCAGGCTCGAGACCTGGACGTAAGGCTCCAGTTTATATCTCAGGAGTTAAAGGACCAGGAGGGAGACAGAGGACTGGCAAGACTGTATCTGAGGCTTGCTCAGGAGAGAAGTCGTATTGAGCCCACGATGGTCGAAAAGGCCCAGGCATGCCTCGTTTGGGATATATGGAACCAGGCAGCAAAAAAGCTGAAGCCTATAATAGGTCAGTATCGCCTTGAAGAACCTCCTTTCCCGGATAAAATAGTGTCGGGACACGTGAAAAAACTGGTTCTTAAAGTCGCTGGAAACGATCTGTTCGTAAAAAGAGGCTACGACAGAGGAGCTTGGCACGGTCTCAGAAAAGATTGCAAAAGGCTGCGGTACACCTTGGAGCTTTACGATGATCCTATGGGCGCCCCCTTTGGCCGGTGGCTTAAGGTCCTTAAGGAAATTCAGGATAAACTGGGAGAGATTCACGACATGGACCTGTGGATAGAGGCCCTTCCTGCATTTACCCAGGAGGAACTGGACAGGACTGTGGCCTTTTTCGGACATGCCAGAGGATTTAATTCCGTCGCCTCGGGGGTAGAGGGACTCTGCCAAAGGCTTAGGGAAAGGCTAGATAGGGAGGTCGACCTCTTTATCCCCTACTGGGATGGATTGGTCCAGGATAAAACCTGGAGCGATCTGATAAATCGTTGA